The DNA sequence tccttcaccatCAGAAAACTATGTTTTTCTTGTGGtacatacgtttttttttgttttacttactCAGTGAAATATTTCCACAATTCTTTAAAGATCCgatcacaattttttgttaagatCTCACCTTCAAGAACAGATGCACTTCAATTTTATCCGATATCGGCAGGATAGAGCAGCCGCTCGGCGGCGCGCCTGCCACGAACCGACTGTTGGCGAGACATTCCATCTTTTGGAACACCTGAaagatataagtaaaaatatataattaattaaatgcacATTTAATGACGAATCAAATGTGTTTTAGATTCGTATAGGTAACTACTATTTTTGTAAGTGCATTTGTGATGGCGCCTTTTCTTTTCTGAATATAACACtgttagataataaaaaatcaattttactttaaacacGTACTTCGAAATATTGTGAAATAGGCGACTTCTGAAATTATGTTGAGATATGATTTACATTTTTGATCAACGCGTAAGCGTGAAGATCGGCTAACAATGATAacttctaaataaatactcaatACACACTTTCGACCACTACgaaaactaatataaacaGATATCGCTTTCTAAATTATCGACTCTTCttgatttattattcactttCAACCAAAGTAAcgcatattatattacgtacATCGGTTGTCCAAAAatcaccaaatttcatcataatccgTCACTGCTAAACAGcgtagaatattatttaagttggTATGAATACATTTCTATAGCGCGAACTACACTACTAGCAGCGACATCTAGCGGCGTTTTAGTGATCTTTTTTTCAAGACCCTTTTTTTACCTTGTACCTAATTCCTGTTTTCAACGACTTCTCACATTACTTCTTACTGATACACACGACTAGAGATTTTGGTTTTCATCAGAATCATAGCTtctaatttgttaatatttagagAGAACTGAAAATGTACCCGTTTTGAAAGGaggtatgatataaaatttttcattttgtaaaattgagTTTTTAACTCCGAAATCAAAAAAATCATACTCATAACACTATTCTAGAACCTAGATGACCTAATGggtacaattaatttaataattccttCTGCAAACAAGCACTACTAAGTACTAATTAATAAGCAGCTAAATGCTAATCTTAGCCAATATAACGTATTTATCGTAAATCGGCTATCCAAAAAagtttaccaaatttcatcataatcggTCGACACGCTCACATGTCGAATTTCATATATGGCGCTACGAAAACACTCCTCTAGCGCGAACTAAACGACTAGTAGCGACATCTCGTGTCGTCAATCAGCACACCGTCACAGTGATAAGCGCCATGATGAATATGTTTTGACACTTATTAATGTcaacataaatgaaattaaaggGTAAAAGAGAgaatgtatatacatacattgcaaatactttttttttatttataaaattgtcgtTCAAAAGAGTTCTAATAAGATTTCTATTTGAAATAGAGCTAAATTGTATCATTTAGGATTTCTGTTTCAATTCTGTTATGTGgatattttctaatttctatagataaatcataaataaatttcaaaatattcaatgcGAATAGTAAGTTTACCTCTTTCAAATGTTGCATGTCATCGCTAAGTACAAGATAGACATCAGTTTTGGTCTTATTCGGAATGGTGTACTCCGACCTGGTGGACCGGATCGCGTGGACCATCTTCATCACTTGCTCCACATCTGATTCCAACTCCTTGCACTGCCATGGTGTGTCCGCATCCTGGAAACATTAAAGTAACATGTAtttgttatctttattaagatactttgtctggaagaaatcgctctaagcgataagaccgcccatTGCACTTagatgtaagttttatttgtctcctttctttgtctttaatgttaattaagtgcaataaagaataaataaatacttttatgtttttaaacaatatatttctgATCAGTTCATGTTAaagagattttaatatatgatttaaatgaaagtcaaatgtatttattgtaagcAATACCACGTTTATTTCGACAGTGTTAAGTTCCATAAAAACCAAATTCACTAGTGTAACAAAGAGAAATGTCTTAAGttataatcttttatatgaagaaattaagaaattaacgAATTCAAAACGTCAAATTTATTCATCACACATTTATCgggatataatataatataattaatcaatcgcattataaattcgttaaaataaatataattctaaatgtATTACGATAAAATACTATGTCTGGCTTCGGTAGtgtataatttctataatttttatttcaataattcatttcTATACACATTAGCAGGATCACTCACGGTGGGATAAGGCGCGACGCACACGGACGGGCTGGCCGCGTGTCGCCGCGGCAGCCGCTGGTAAAGCTCCTCGCTGACGAACGGCATGAACGGGCTGATCAGCTTGAGGCCGCACTCCAGCGCCGTGTACAGCGTGCGCCGCGCGGCGCCCTGCTCGTGGGCGGAGCCCTGCGCGAACACCGGCTTCAGGTACTCCTGGAATGGTTGCTGGCTAGTTAATactaagctttttttttttttacatgagATAGACAGGCATTTGACTGCAACCCTATTTGACTGTAAGCAGCTAAGGAAGTGCGTGCCTGTCTAGATAGAGCCTATTCACTCTCTTTTTGAAAAAGTCCAGCATAAAGCAAAATGCTAAACGactatatactaatattataaagctgaagtgtttgtttgtttgaacgcacaaaCCTCAGGAACTATATACTgctcgatttgaaaaattctttcagtgtacgatagtccatttattgaggaaggctataggctatatatataccacgggcgaagccggggcggatcgctagtctATCTATATAGATAGCAGCTTATGTACTCCTGGACAATATAAATCACTGGCTgttcattatcatcagcccatatatgttcccactgctgagacacgggcctcctatgagggttcaggccataatccaccacgctcgccaagtgcgggttggcagatgtcacatgtcgtcaaacaTTTGGTTTTTGGACATGTTCTGACGTATACTCTGCATAGGAGCAAatgtgataatttaatttcatcaaaatcggtttagcagACAGACATAGTTGCTTCCGCATTCATAAAAGTAAAGTTGGGATTAGAAATCATTATCATATccaaatttatatagatataacgCCTTACAACTATATTGTGTAATCTATattgtggaagtcgagcacgcttcggcacgaattgggccacacccccacagaaaactggcgtgaaatagtggcatgacATTGTGTTTCatgcggtgagtgggggagccggaggcccgtttccttttcctcacccgtcccagtccattccttctttccagtcgttaatccattccttccttccatccttttcccttatcccaaaaaagcaggtagcgcattcgcagaagcccaacctttgcgaatgtttatgggcggtggtgatcgcttaccatcaggcgaaccaccatctcagttgcccgctatgacataaaaaaaaatatatatatatagaaacactagctgcgccacgcggtttcacgtGTGTTAGTCCGTATCCTATCCGTTGtcaagctgtctacgtaccaaatttcattgcaatcggttcggtagtttttgcgtgaaagagcaacagactcactcacacacatccttctaaactttcgcatttataattaatattatatatagtggGATAGGATTGTAATTTCCTATTGAGAAAAAAGCGactccaaaaaaaaaaaaaaaagaaaaaaaaaacaatctcaTCTCACCAAGTACACGTCGCACAGATCGTACAGCCACAGATTGTAGCAGTGCGTGGTGGCCGACGGGAGGTCGTAGTTTCTGAAACCCTCGTTCACTTTGCTCACGGCCACCGCCAACCTGGACATCATCCACTTGTCCACCATCGACAGCTCCTCCGGTAGCGGGCCGGGCGCGTGCACCTGGAAGGGAAACCAGATTGGATGGAGCAAAACGACAAAATACTTTGATAAGTTTATATACAGGGTGTCCCTTTGATGGTGTACTATGCTCAACGGAACTTCTACTTTATAATACGCTAATTACGTCAAAATTGCTCATCAAATCCCTgatgcattttttttcttattagcTGGAATTCTTAAATCTCTGTGTTCACCCCTAACTGGCCacttatttttgaaatgaatttttgCCACCCGCATGCTTACATAcgtgtattattatgttttcggAGGCACAATGTCCTCGTTAGCGAAGCGTTATACACCAACTGAGCGAAGCTATGTAAACACaggttttaagaaaaaatgaaataagaaattttgttcaaaatttttttgttgtttgagTATTATTTCCGTAAACAGCGTTTGCAAAACTACAGGTAACATTGTGTACTCCATCGACGGGACACCCTGTATATCCTTTGTCTTTCATATTccatcaaataataaacaaagcaAACCGCATAATTCAAACAACCatctaataaaagtttataattaatcattctaacattgttatacattttacaatcaATCATTTCTTGATCAAAACACACAATGAACCATAGCtatcctattttattattagacgctcgtcccggcttcacCTGGATATCCAGATTCCTGTTTCATCCCGAGGGAGCATTAAATCGGGAcaaaaaaagtatcctatcaccccagtcagctcataccctgtctctacatgaaatttcatcaaaatccgttcagtagtttcagcgtgattgagggacaaacatccaaacaaaaaaaactttaacgtttataatattattgtgatagTGTGACTATAACGCTGACTCGCTAGTGAGATACCTCATAAACAGTGTCCTTCGGGAAGTACATGAGCGCGAACTTGGTGGCGTTCCACAGCTTGTTGCAGAAGAACCGGTAGCCCTGCACGCGCAGGATGTCCAGGTTCAGGTCGCGGCCCTGCGTCATTGCGCAGAGGGCGAACCTGGAGACATTATATGAGAATTCTCTTATGGTTTTGAGTGGCAGCCCTTATCGTATTAGTCATATATgttctttagttttatagcattgaaatgctttataagtgagaaattttgaaagaatagaaaaaatttgatcacgaggcgggattcgaaccctcgaattttttttctattctttcaaaatttctcacttattaagcatttcaatgctataaaactataaaattatatttaacaaaggccgcgttccatcgatacaatattgtaatcattgaaataatgtttcgtattggttgtgatggttcttaatcatctcaatagatggcgtggggtgccccttaggcacatgaaaccgaaagagtagaagaaattcgattattgtggcgggatcacgggtggtggataggctaggcgttgctacggctAGGCAAGGAACGTGGGTTCAAATCCTGCcccgtgatcaaattttttctattctttcaaaatttctcatatctTCTTCCTTTTTTTGCCAATTTGACTGGAtccctttttatttgtttatgtgtatttatgtgtcacaattaaagtatttaactatatttaatttttatttcaaaatagcaATGCAGTGTAGTGTAAATTtaagatttcttttttttgatGACAGAGCAAGCAAAAGAAAGCATGTGGGGCCACCTTGATGTTTAGTGGTCACCACCGACCATAAACACTAATGATCAGAGCACCAGAGGTGCAGACCAGTGCACCACCAAaacactagaggtgttacaGGTGCTTTGATCAATTCGCTAGCAACATATCCATTCACATTAAGATGTAATTTGATTAcgaaaacaacaaacacacaatttattgtgggagtcgagcacgcttcggcacgcattgggccagctcgcaccggggaagtaccacacccccacagaaaaccggcgtgaaatagtggcatgctactgtgtttcgtacggtgagtgggggagccggaggcccgtttccttttcctcacccgtcccagtccattccttctttccagtcgttaatcctttccttttcccataccccataaaagcgggcagcgcattcacggaggtactacctttgcgaatgttaatgggcggtggtgatcgcttaccatcaggcgaaccaccagctcagatgcccgctatgacataaaaaaaataaaaaaaaaacaaactacgACCAGTCACAatattagttaccatactcctccgaaacggctgcatcgattctcatgaaattttttgtgcatatcgaGTAGGTTTGAGAATTGGCCAGCATCTATTTATCAActtctaaatgataagagtaaggcagaacagggtttgccgggtcagctagttaaattctaaaattgatAATAGGGAAGTTGAGTATTTTACATTTGGTAATCTAAAGACAGATGCCCACCTAAGCGCATCAGTCCCGCACTCCGGTATCCCATTGGGGTAGTCCTGCTTCTGTCCCAGCTTGGCCTTCTCCACCTCCCGGGGATCCAGGTTCGACTCGGCGAGCTGATCGTGCAGCTGTTCCAACGTGATGCCGGTCACCACGTCCACCGGATCTATCACGTTGCCCAGCGATTTGGACATCTTCCGGCCGTGCGCGTCCCGCACCATGGGGTGGAGGTAGACTTCCCTGGAAAAAATATGGAGTGTTATGAGGAAGTGTCCTGCAAAATTATGAACCAATAAAATGCATTGAAAGGTGACTTTTatatgttactagctgcgccccgctgtttcacccgcattagtccgtatcccgtaagaatatcgggataaaaaattgcctttatgttattccaattgtccagctgtctatttACCAAACTTCacagcaatcggttcagtagattttccgtgaaagagcaacaaacacacacacacacacatccttacaaactttcgcatttataatattagtaggataggataagaaGTAGGACTATACACTTCAATTAGTAGAACTaccgtaaatatataatacactatgtaaaagaatataattgcATCAAATAGGAAGGTATCCTCAAGATCAGCCTACTGGATGTCCTAGTTTCCTAGAAGGTATCCTCATTTTGaaggtattttataaagctcACTTGAAAGGTAATTTGCCCATAAGCCGCTGGCCAAAGAAGACCATCCTCGCCACCCAGAAGAACAGGATGTCATGGCCAGTCTCCAGCAATGTTGTCGGGTAGAAAGCCTGCgaaataaactcaaacttaggacgactttaaattaaaacttaacttACTTATTGAATCCATTAACCTACGTAGTACGTTACTTGTTCTGCCGCTACTATAAAGTTATAAGCGTATAAGGTATATACTTTAAAGTAATGTCTcaagttttaataatgaacAGGATACTAAgtaaacttacaaaaaaaactctCTTGTTTCGGGATCTCTAGTCTCTAAATGTCTAGTCCATTTTAAATAGGACTTTCACTAGAAAGTAAAGGACAGAAGAAATAAACATGACCGATAGAAATTATGCCACGGTATGGGCCCGTCTTTTTAAagacatgtatttttatatcgctATAAATCTGTACGAGAGAGAAGGAGAGAGATCACAGATCCTTCCTGTCTCAATCTCAACTTTCGTCTGTATATAACTGATTATTTCTCACTCACCCACACGACTCGGGCAATTACCCGACTTTTCCAAGGTCATTCTGGGGTGTGTACAACACAGCATGTGTGTGTCTCTATAACTTAAGAAAATACATCTTAGTATACtatacatacagacagacaatTATCTCACCTTCAAATCATCAGTATTATCCGGCCAGCCGAATATAGCGAACGGGAACAGCCCTGACGAGAACCAGGTGTCCAGTACATCATCATCTCGCTTCAGGGTTATGTCCTCCACTGGGGCGTTGTACTTCGCCGATGCTTTTTGCAACGCTTCCGCCTGCGAGTGCGCTGATACCCAAAGTTCTTCAGTCTACAAGAATTCGAAAGATTTggagaaaaaaattgaacatttgaaatgtttttcttgGAAGAGTACCGTACCAAGAGTAGTAAGTAGTAGTAAGAGTAAGAGTAAGAGTAGTGTTTTTCTTGGAGTAGACCTTTGAAAGGTTGGTGCATAGACGTGTTGGTTATGTGGGAGTTAAtgttgaagaaaaatattcaaaataatacattgttaCAGTACATTGGATTGTTTCATTGagtaatgtgtatttttttgcgTTTCTATTATCACATATTAAAAGTACAAGCGCAATACAATTACAAAACGAAAGCTTTCTAGCTTTCTACCTGAGGaatctctgtatcaaatttcatgtaATCTTTTCAGTTaggtgtgaagaagagacagacagacaaacagaataacttttgcatttattgaattttgaataaagaCAGCACAgcattatatacatactagctgtcacccgcgtaagcctgtgtcccgtaggaatatcgggataaaaagttgcttatgtgttattgGAGTTGTTCCGCTATGTACGTGCCACATGTAattgcaaacggttcagtagtttttgcgtgaaaaagtaataaacgtatgtttattacttttgtGTGTATACACATCCtcgcaaactttcgcatttataatattagtagactgtaacataaattaaaatttttctagTTTTACACATGTATGGGTCTAGATAAAAGATTggatatgaaaatttataattagtaagtTAACTAGCGTGTGTAGAAATAGAGgctattataaatagattaataaatgtacGCAAGCGTTTAGTCGCATGATAACGcctactttattaaaaaagactaGCGTCAGCATAttcttcttaataaaaaaaatatgttaataaaaagcaatataatGGAGGGTCcgcaaaaaattaagttagAACCGACAAAacgtcaaaaacaaaaaaaaaatagtaatttaaaaatatgcacaACACTACcatctatttattcaaaaatcacAAGTATGCAACaaaggtaaaaaattaaagctgAAAAACATCACgcgaaaaaaacatttaaaataaaatcgaagaCGCAGCTCTATATGCAAGAAATGTGCACAGAAAATtctatttagtaataaatcgCACGAATGCAAAACGCATTTCAAAATAAGcgtaacataaacaaaaacccTATCTATTCTCTCTAACTGTATTAGCGCAAAAAACTATCTAGTAcgaaatctaaaaaaaaaaaaattatacacacggaatcataataaaatataaaacataatcaacatatgtttcgtattggttgtgatggttcttaatcatctcaatagatggcgtggggtgccccttaggcacatgaaaccgaaagagtagaagaaattcgattactgtggcaggatcacgggtggccgagaggctaggcgttgctacggttaggcatgaaacgcgggttcgaatcccgtcccgtgatcgaattttttctattctctcaaaatttttttcataatctaCATATTTAGAGCGAACAAGAACCCATACAACACAGGTCAAAACCAAACGACAAACAAGCTAACACAATTTCCGAACGCGCGCGTTCCGAGCATGCGTACGTACGTgcggcgggcgcgcgcgcggGCGCACGCGGCGCGCCGCCTTGCGCCGCCCCGTGCGCGTGCGCCGCCGCTGCGGCCGGCCGCCCGCGCTCGCCTCGCTGCCCTTCATAtccgtatttatatttatcgcggtacatatatagcctatagccctcctcgataaatgggctatctaacacttaaagaacttttcaaatcggaccagtagttcctaagataagtgcgttcaaacaaacaaactcttcagctttattagtAACATTGTATGTTCGTTATGGATTGCTTCACtattcaaccgattttaataaaagtttgcACACCacgtgcagtttgatccagcttaaagttattatattttatattattacaaatacgataaatgactatcCGGGCGGaaccggggcgtgcagctagttgtattgtttatataatttttttcacgCAGCTCACGGCCAATCTTACAtctcaatatataaaacgcataGTTGGTACTGATccatcaacgcacagcccaaactactggaccgatcgggctgaaatttggcatgcagatagccgCTACAATGTAGGCATCTGCTAAGAAAGAAtcttgataaattctacccccaaaaGGATAAAATAGGTTATGAAAGTTTACACTGggaaaaaatttttttgaccACGCGAGCGCgcaggcaacagctagtaggaaataaatattaaaccactaacatacatataagtttaaaacttaaatctaTCGCATGAATCTTGAAGCTCCCGAAACAAACTGAAAACGTCAttgtaactatttaaatacatataatttggtTTCCTCCGAACCAACACCTACCCCAACCAAAATACATAACCTCACCTTTTCCGGCACAGTTACCCGGTACGCGGGTATCTGGTGGCCCCACCAGAGCTGGCGCGAGATGCACCAGTCCCGTATGTTCTCCATCCAGTGGTACCAGGTCTTCTCGTGGGAATCCGGTATTATCTTCAGATCGCCATTTTTCACCGCTTGGATCGCGTCCGCGGCCATTTTGTCGCAGCGTATATACCTGAGAgacattttctttttcgtttaacaaataaatcaacttTTTAATCATCATTTACAgagaattgtaaattataataataaaatacacataaacattataattaattacgtggttcaaataattttcaccatggacaatattttaaattctttaaatgcTTGTGaaacttcaaaatataaagcaaaaatatcTTTAGTTAACGAATCGTCCGATCGCACCACATCCATTCACTCAAAACTTAAAACACCATAGCAAAAGCAATATTTCCGAGCGGAATTTCCATTTTCCATTCGGAGAGTTCCTCACCACTGCGGCTTCAGCATGGGCTCCACCACGTCCTTGGAGCGGCTGCAGAGCGGCACCACCATCGCGTGGTCTTTCGTCTCGCGGTACAATTTCTTCTCTTCTAGCACTTTAATTATCTCGCGGCGAACGTCGAAACGCTTTTTGCCCTAAatggttgaaaaaaaaaagttagaaattaaaaactttttaacggattttaaacgcgatttattcattatattattaaaccgacgtttcgaacactttacagcgaacgtggtcacggggacGACCACCACCATAACacataatttctaaatttcttcatactcgcgtgaaatcaaacataagaaaatacaaaaaaaaaataactgtacGTGTATTACAGGAAAAAAAACCGGtgaagtgcgagtcggactcgcgacaCAAAGGGGTCCtttacaaataagctaaagagcacgttaacgtgttttttttttaatttttaataaagaggctaggcgttgctacggttaggcaagaaacgcaggttcgaatcctgcctcgtgatcaaattttttctattctttcaaaatttctcatttctcACGTTAAcgtgttttcttttttctatctttctttcaatatatatataatattcagtttaaataagaatttgcttttaaaatatctataagtatgtttgtattgtttatataatgtatgcatgtatgtttatttcttttgactGGCACTCCAAcaaggggctactgaaaatcagcgctgcgcattacgcgtagcacacgctgagtagttacccttttAAGCACCACACCGTTTAGTCATACGTTcactttttgattttaatttagctgtgtgtaaatgtggtggtgttaaataaacattatttctttcattctttctttatgtattaacaggaaaaaaaaccggtgaagtgcgagtcggactcgcgacaCAAAGAGCTAAGCTAAAGAGCACGTTaacatgttttcttttttctatctttcttTCAATAAGCAACCCATAAATCTAcgaacattatattatttatagctacAACAGAAGCACATAAGAACAGAAGTATAGACTCTATGTCTTACCGAGAAAGGTCCACAATTGTCCAGCAGCTTGCCCTCGTCGTCGAATATGTTGATGAAGGGCAGATTGTGCCGCTTCCCGATCTCATAGTCGTTCTGATCGTGGGCGGGCGTTATTTTCACGGCACCTGAGTGTTTAACACACTTATATCAATGT is a window from the Zerene cesonia ecotype Mississippi unplaced genomic scaffold, Zerene_cesonia_1.1 Zces_u004, whole genome shotgun sequence genome containing:
- the LOC119838640 gene encoding valine--tRNA ligase isoform X2, with product MSDKDAQNCPPGDQPQEKSAKQLEKEAKKAAKLEKLKAKLDKKSTAPAAPKEKAEKKVKETKESAVYTANTAPGDKKDINGPMPDAYSPKYVEAAWYSWWEKQGFFKPEYGKKSVLEPNPNGQFIMVIPPPNVTGSLHLGHALTNAVEDAITRWHRMNGRTTLWNPGCDHAGIATQVVVEKKLWREEKKTRHELGREEFIKRVWKWKEEKGGRIYEQLRSLGSSLDWSRERFTMDPVMCRAVNEAFIRLHDSGDIYRANRLVNWSCTLKSAISDIEVDKVELPGRTMLSIPGYDNKVEFGVLVHFAYRAEDGGAEVVVATTRVETMLGDVAVAVHPNDERYKSLIGKMLVHPILNRKLPVIADEYVDMTFGTGAVKITPAHDQNDYEIGKRHNLPFINIFDDEGKLLDNCGPFSGKKRFDVRREIIKVLEEKKLYRETKDHAMVVPLCSRSKDVVEPMLKPQWYIRCDKMAADAIQAVKNGDLKIIPDSHEKTWYHWMENIRDWCISRQLWWGHQIPAYRVTVPEKGSEASAGGRPQRRRTRTGRRKAARRVRPRARPPHIPQTEELWVSAHSQAEALQKASAKYNAPVEDITLKRDDDVLDTWFSSGLFPFAIFGWPDNTDDLKAFYPTTLLETGHDILFFWVARMVFFGQRLMGKLPFKEVYLHPMVRDAHGRKMSKSLGNVIDPVDVVTGITLEQLHDQLAESNLDPREVEKAKLGQKQDYPNGIPECGTDALRFALCAMTQGRDLNLDILRVQGYRFFCNKLWNATKFALMYFPKDTVYEVHAPGPLPEELSMVDKWMMSRLAVAVSKVNEGFRNYDLPSATTHCYNLWLYDLCDVYLEYLKPVFAQGSAHEQGAARRTLYTALECGLKLISPFMPFVSEELYQRLPRRHAASPSVCVAPYPTDADTPWQCKELESDVEQVMKMVHAIRSTRSEYTIPNKTKTDVYLVLSDDMQHLKEVFQKMECLANSRFVAGAPPSGCSILPISDKIEVHLFLKGLIDAEKEITKLEKKKDNLEQSLKKLKQAMSVDDYANKVPADVQKANSEKLVQTEGEIDKLNKAIQTLKIF
- the LOC119838640 gene encoding valine--tRNA ligase isoform X1, producing the protein MSDKDAQNCPPGDQPQEKSAKQLEKEAKKAAKLEKLKAKLDKKSTAPAAPKEKAEKKVKETKESAVYTANTAPGDKKDINGPMPDAYSPKYVEAAWYSWWEKQGFFKPEYGKKSVLEPNPNGQFIMVIPPPNVTGSLHLGHALTNAVEDAITRWHRMNGRTTLWNPGCDHAGIATQVVVEKKLWREEKKTRHELGREEFIKRVWKWKEEKGGRIYEQLRSLGSSLDWSRERFTMDPVMCRAVNEAFIRLHDSGDIYRANRLVNWSCTLKSAISDIEVDKVELPGRTMLSIPGYDNKVEFGVLVHFAYRAEDGGAEVVVATTRVETMLGDVAVAVHPNDERYKSLIGKMLVHPILNRKLPVIADEYVDMTFGTGAVKITPAHDQNDYEIGKRHNLPFINIFDDEGKLLDNCGPFSGKKRFDVRREIIKVLEEKKLYRETKDHAMVVPLCSRSKDVVEPMLKPQWYIRCDKMAADAIQAVKNGDLKIIPDSHEKTWYHWMENIRDWCISRQLWWGHQIPAYRVTVPEKTEELWVSAHSQAEALQKASAKYNAPVEDITLKRDDDVLDTWFSSGLFPFAIFGWPDNTDDLKAFYPTTLLETGHDILFFWVARMVFFGQRLMGKLPFKEVYLHPMVRDAHGRKMSKSLGNVIDPVDVVTGITLEQLHDQLAESNLDPREVEKAKLGQKQDYPNGIPECGTDALRFALCAMTQGRDLNLDILRVQGYRFFCNKLWNATKFALMYFPKDTVYEVHAPGPLPEELSMVDKWMMSRLAVAVSKVNEGFRNYDLPSATTHCYNLWLYDLCDVYLEYLKPVFAQGSAHEQGAARRTLYTALECGLKLISPFMPFVSEELYQRLPRRHAASPSVCVAPYPTDADTPWQCKELESDVEQVMKMVHAIRSTRSEYTIPNKTKTDVYLVLSDDMQHLKEVFQKMECLANSRFVAGAPPSGCSILPISDKIEVHLFLKGLIDAEKEITKLEKKKDNLEQSLKKLKQAMSVDDYANKVPADVQKANSEKLVQTEGEIDKLNKAIQTLKIF